Proteins from a genomic interval of Sphingomonas sp. Y38-1Y:
- a CDS encoding alkaline phosphatase D family protein, which produces MTIRIDRRSLIVTGTLGLGAFALPGFARQANITQAKGFSHGVASGEPGADSMLLWTRYVPAGGDAAKVKVEIAETPDFARVVAGGEMTTGPWRDHTVKIAVEGLKRGTRYHYRFIAPDGSRSPVGRTKTLPDGPARSFKAAIFSCSNYGFGFFNAYAHAAAREDYDLAIHLGDYIYEYAPANYPAKEDVVANRVPLPFKEIVALADYRLRYASYRADPDLMALHAAMPMVVQWDDHESANDSWEGGAQNHSPDEGEWSTRRNAAVQAYREWMPVSEEPWKAYAIGDLATLYRTETRLFARSQPPELAPLFLKGGDPVPALKAFRDGPWQDPAVTMMGTEQEGWLDAAMAASVRGGTRWQVVGFGTIMGNTRAPEEALGWIKADAPARTQAYVKAGVTASRLGLPSNLDNWGGYPAARARFLKSAQAHGGSTIVIAGDSHNAWAYDLAQDDRPAAVEFAGQGVTSPGYESAIGIDPKRVATAMVAANPELKWCDTSRRGYMALTLTPDAATNEWLFVDTIRKRRATASVGHKATVTRGRNVMA; this is translated from the coding sequence ATGACCATCCGCATCGATCGCCGCTCGCTGATCGTCACCGGCACGCTGGGGCTCGGCGCCTTCGCGCTGCCCGGCTTCGCGCGTCAGGCGAACATCACCCAGGCGAAAGGCTTCAGCCACGGCGTCGCCAGCGGCGAACCTGGTGCTGACTCGATGCTCCTCTGGACCCGATACGTCCCCGCGGGCGGCGACGCGGCCAAGGTGAAGGTCGAGATCGCCGAGACGCCCGACTTCGCGCGCGTCGTCGCGGGCGGCGAGATGACGACGGGCCCTTGGCGCGACCACACCGTCAAGATCGCGGTCGAAGGGCTGAAGCGCGGCACCCGCTACCATTACCGCTTCATCGCGCCCGACGGCAGCCGCTCGCCCGTGGGACGGACCAAGACGCTGCCCGATGGCCCGGCGCGCAGCTTCAAGGCGGCGATCTTCTCCTGCTCGAATTACGGCTTCGGCTTCTTCAACGCCTATGCCCATGCCGCGGCGCGCGAGGACTACGACCTCGCCATCCATCTCGGCGACTACATCTACGAATACGCGCCGGCCAACTATCCGGCGAAGGAAGACGTCGTCGCCAACCGCGTGCCGCTTCCGTTCAAGGAGATCGTCGCGCTCGCCGACTATCGCCTGCGCTATGCCAGCTATCGCGCCGATCCCGACCTGATGGCGCTGCATGCGGCGATGCCGATGGTGGTGCAGTGGGACGATCACGAATCGGCCAATGATTCGTGGGAAGGCGGTGCCCAGAACCATTCGCCCGACGAAGGCGAATGGAGCACCCGCCGCAACGCCGCGGTCCAGGCTTACCGCGAATGGATGCCGGTCAGCGAGGAGCCGTGGAAGGCCTATGCGATCGGCGACCTCGCCACGCTCTATCGCACGGAGACGCGGCTGTTCGCCCGCTCGCAGCCGCCCGAACTCGCGCCCCTGTTCCTGAAGGGCGGCGATCCGGTGCCCGCGCTCAAGGCGTTCCGCGATGGTCCCTGGCAGGACCCGGCGGTGACGATGATGGGCACCGAGCAGGAGGGCTGGCTGGACGCCGCGATGGCCGCGTCGGTGCGCGGCGGCACGCGCTGGCAGGTGGTCGGCTTCGGCACGATCATGGGCAACACCCGCGCGCCGGAGGAAGCGCTGGGCTGGATCAAGGCGGATGCGCCCGCCCGGACGCAGGCCTATGTGAAGGCGGGCGTCACCGCCAGCCGGCTCGGCCTGCCGTCGAACCTCGACAATTGGGGTGGCTACCCGGCGGCGCGCGCGCGTTTCCTCAAGTCCGCGCAGGCGCATGGCGGCAGCACGATCGTCATCGCCGGCGACAGCCACAATGCCTGGGCCTACGACCTGGCGCAGGACGACCGCCCTGCCGCGGTCGAATTCGCGGGTCAGGGCGTGACCTCTCCCGGCTATGAAAGCGCGATCGGCATCGATCCCAAGCGTGTCGCCACGGCGATGGTCGCGGCGAACCCGGAACTCAAATGGTGCGACACCTCGCGCCGCGGCTACATGGCGCTGACGCTCACGCCGGATGCGGCGACCAACGAGTGGCTGTTCGTCGACACCATCCGAAAGCGGCGTGCGACGGCCAGCGTGGGACACAAGGCGACGGTGACGCGCGGCCGGAACGTCATGGCGTAA
- a CDS encoding TonB-dependent receptor yields the protein MTGKLRFALVSGAGLMALAAPAHAQDQGSEIAAPAQDAAAETPGDDILVTARRTTERLQDVPVAITALSGEALTARGIDTLDQVARYTPNIRFDGAAALSGGNYNATVFVRGVGQNDFAIFSDPGVGFYVDDVYYARSIGGIMDAVDIASVQVLRGPQGTLFGRNTIGGAVLITTAAPEIGEWSGRIEATTGSFDRVDVKGAINIPLGDMAALRISGATLNRDGYVTRLFDGGTLGNRNSDMIRAKLRLQPSDNLTIDIGGDYTRARENSAPSKLLAVGNVPGITGVPFLANYNRFVAPGRGIIAPNGLPTLNPSFITDDPFTTWAGGPNRNDLDLWGVQGTIAWDFAEGLTFKSISAYRDMHAIFNRDGDNTPFTFRETGNDDRQWQFSQEVQLSGNLLDDRLTFVLGGFYFKEKAQDLARADLAVGLNPPLPPPFSPAAFPNNFTNNESYAVFAQASFEIFPDFSIELGGRYSSDKKTFRTFVVRQRDNVTFIDVTRSDTFDDFTPRIGVNWKLSPTVLVYASYSQGFKQGGFNGRPLVTNDEVTRYDPETLDSYELGIKAETANRELTANVAVFRGDYNDIQLTVNQTPFNFVANAARGRVEGVEAEFVARPADWFSANASLGLLRARYTEVGQGLGPTQILPITTNSKFVKAPEVTATAGFEASREIAGGKASLRGDVSYFSRTFHDVANTPIITDDGYALVNARLSYTLPGEAITLSVFGTNLTDTLYLVSGNASPAFGLAEVSYGRPREWGASVGYRF from the coding sequence ATGACGGGGAAGCTCCGTTTTGCACTCGTGTCGGGCGCGGGACTGATGGCGCTGGCGGCGCCTGCACACGCTCAGGATCAGGGTAGCGAGATCGCGGCACCGGCGCAGGATGCCGCGGCCGAGACGCCGGGGGACGACATCCTCGTCACCGCCCGCCGCACGACCGAACGGCTTCAGGACGTGCCCGTCGCGATCACCGCGCTGAGCGGCGAGGCGCTGACCGCGCGCGGCATCGACACGCTGGACCAGGTGGCGCGGTACACGCCCAACATCCGTTTCGACGGTGCCGCCGCGCTGTCGGGCGGCAATTACAACGCCACGGTGTTCGTGCGCGGCGTCGGCCAGAACGACTTCGCGATCTTCTCCGACCCCGGCGTCGGCTTCTATGTCGACGACGTCTATTACGCCCGCTCGATCGGCGGGATCATGGACGCGGTCGACATCGCCAGCGTCCAGGTGCTGCGCGGGCCGCAGGGCACGCTGTTCGGGCGCAACACGATCGGCGGCGCGGTGCTCATCACCACCGCTGCGCCGGAGATCGGCGAATGGTCGGGGCGGATCGAGGCGACCACGGGCAGCTTCGACCGCGTCGACGTGAAGGGCGCGATCAACATCCCGCTCGGCGACATGGCGGCGCTGCGCATCTCGGGCGCGACGCTCAACCGCGACGGCTATGTCACGCGGCTGTTCGACGGCGGCACGCTGGGCAACCGCAATTCCGACATGATCCGCGCCAAGCTGCGCCTCCAGCCGAGCGACAATCTGACGATCGACATCGGCGGCGACTATACCCGCGCGCGGGAGAACAGCGCGCCGAGCAAGCTGCTCGCGGTCGGCAACGTGCCGGGGATCACCGGCGTGCCGTTCCTGGCCAACTACAACCGTTTCGTGGCGCCGGGGCGCGGCATCATCGCGCCCAACGGCCTGCCGACGCTCAACCCCAGCTTCATCACCGACGACCCCTTCACCACCTGGGCGGGCGGGCCGAACCGCAACGACCTCGACCTGTGGGGCGTGCAGGGCACGATCGCCTGGGACTTTGCCGAAGGGCTGACCTTCAAGTCGATCAGCGCCTATCGGGACATGCACGCGATCTTCAATCGCGACGGCGACAACACGCCCTTCACCTTCCGCGAGACGGGCAACGACGATCGCCAGTGGCAGTTCAGCCAGGAAGTGCAGCTCTCCGGCAACCTGCTGGACGATCGCCTGACCTTCGTGCTCGGTGGCTTCTACTTCAAGGAAAAGGCGCAGGATCTGGCCCGTGCGGACCTGGCGGTCGGGCTCAACCCGCCGCTGCCGCCGCCGTTCAGCCCGGCGGCGTTCCCCAACAACTTCACCAACAACGAAAGCTATGCCGTCTTCGCGCAGGCGAGCTTCGAGATCTTTCCCGATTTCTCGATCGAGCTCGGCGGCCGATACAGCTCGGACAAGAAGACGTTCCGCACGTTCGTCGTGCGCCAGCGCGACAACGTCACCTTCATCGACGTGACGCGATCGGACACGTTCGACGACTTCACCCCGCGGATCGGCGTCAACTGGAAGCTGTCGCCGACGGTGCTGGTCTATGCGAGCTATTCGCAGGGGTTCAAGCAGGGCGGGTTCAACGGCCGTCCGCTCGTCACCAACGACGAGGTGACGCGCTACGATCCCGAGACGCTCGACAGCTATGAACTCGGCATCAAGGCGGAGACGGCAAACCGCGAGCTTACCGCCAACGTCGCGGTGTTCCGCGGCGATTACAACGACATCCAGCTCACCGTGAACCAGACGCCGTTCAACTTCGTCGCCAATGCCGCGCGGGGCCGTGTCGAGGGCGTCGAGGCGGAGTTCGTCGCGCGCCCGGCCGACTGGTTCAGCGCCAACGCGTCGCTCGGCCTGCTGCGTGCGCGCTATACCGAGGTCGGGCAGGGGCTGGGGCCGACCCAGATCCTGCCGATCACCACCAACAGCAAGTTCGTGAAGGCGCCCGAGGTGACCGCCACCGCCGGGTTCGAGGCGAGCCGCGAGATCGCCGGCGGCAAGGCGTCGCTGCGCGGCGATGTCAGCTATTTCAGCCGCACCTTCCACGATGTCGCGAACACGCCGATCATTACCGACGACGGCTATGCGCTGGTCAACGCGCGGCTGTCCTACACCTTGCCCGGCGAGGCGATCACGCTGTCGGTGTTCGGCACCAACCTGACCGACACGCTGTACCTGGTCTCGGGCAATGCCAGCCCGGCGTTCGGGCTGGCCGAGGTGAGCTATGGGCGGCCGAGGGAATGGGGCGCGTCGGTGGGCTACCGCTTCTGA